The Myxococcus fulvus sequence AGCGTCGCGGACAGCCCGTGGACGCGAGGAGCGACCAGTACAGCTTCTGCGTCGCGCTGCATGAAGCGCTGTACGGAGAGCGGCCCGGACCTCCGACGAAGCACCGTGCACCGGTGAAGAAGCCGCCCCGACTGCCGGGCCACGTGCGCGCGGCCCTGGCGAAGGGGCTCGCGAGTGAGCCCGAGGCCCGTCATCCCTCGATGGAGGCGCTGCTCCAGGCGCTCTCGAAACAGACTCCTCGCGAGAAGGCGTGGCTGGGCTGGGCCGCGGTGCTGGGGCTCCTGGCCGCGGGCGGATGGGTGCTCGGAGAGAAGGTCGTCACCGAGCCGCCACCGGTGCAGGACGCGGCCTTCATGGAGCAGGTCGAGGAGGCGCGGAGGACGGGCGGCAACACGTTCTTCCCCATGGTGATGGGCACGCCGCGCGAGCTGAGAATCGAGGGGCTCTCACGCATCGCCATCGGCCGCACGGACCTGGTCGACATCAAGTCGGAGCCCGGCATGTTGCTGCTCACGCCGCTCGATGTCGGCGCGGGCCAACTGTTGGTGTGGACCCGCGACGGCGAACGAAAGCTCTACACCGTGTCCGTCACCCGCGACTGAAGCGCGGTGTGACTCAGCGCGCGCCGCGAGGGGCCTGCCTCGCCTGACGCGGCGTCTCCTGTCCGAGCAGCCGGTACGCGGCCTGACGATGTTGCTGGAGCTGGGGCAGCAGGTTGTCGAGCAGCGACTTCAGCGCGGTGTTGCTCGCGAACTGCTGCTGCGCGGCCATCACCTTGGCGATGTCCATGTCGTGGTCCCCGACCATGTCGGCCAGGTACGCGCGGTCGAACGGGGTGCCCTGGAGCGCCTCCAGCTTCTTCATCGTCGCGTGCTCGGCCTCCTGCATCGCCTGGGCGAGCGTGGAGTCCGCCTTGCGCTCCTCGAGCGTGAGGTTCTTCGACTTCACATACGCCAGCAGGTTCTCGTCCGCCTGGCCGTGCTCGCGCTCCATGCGCGCGCCGAAGTCCTTCACCGCCTGGGACGCGCCGTTCTTCTGGGCGAGCCGTCCCATCTGGACCTCCATCTGGTTCGCGTGGTGCAGCTCCGCGAGGAATGCCTTCTCCTCGGTGGGCACGGGCAACAGGCCCTGCTTCATCCACTTCGCGGCCTGGGCGTCACCCTGTCCCGAGCCACCCGTGCCGGGCTGTTCGTCCCCCAGCTTCTGGATGTCCTCGCCGTGGTCGATGGCCTCCGATTCGCCCATGCGAATCATGCCCTGACTGTCACCGGTGCCATTCTGGGTGGCGTCGTCGTCATCCTGCGCGCCCGCGGCGCCGCCCAGCACCAGCGAGCCGACCAGCATCCAACCGCTCCATCGCTTCATCGCCTGCCTCCGAGAAGTGCGACTGCCGAACCTCTCGAAGGTGGCGACGGCGAAGCAGGCGCGGCCAGGGCACGACGGCCGGACGGACGAAGGCTGGGGTCAGGGCTCGGCGAGCAGGAACAGGGCGTGCGCGCTGGCGATGGGGCGGGTGCGGTCGTCCTGCCAGGCGTCGACGCGCACGTTGGCCACGCGGCGGCCCTGTCGGGTGATGATGGCGCGCGCGAAGGTGTCCTGCGGCTTGCCCGAGCGCAGGAAGTCCACCGTGAGCGAGATGACCTTGGGCACGCGCGGCGTCTCCGTCTTCAAGAGCAGCTCGAAGATGGAGGCGGACTCGAGCAGCGCGCCCAGGGTGCCGCCGTGCAGCGCGGGCAGGAAGCTGTTGCCGATGAGCATGGGCTGGTAGCGCATGCGGCACATCATCTCGCCGGCCAGGTTCTCCACGCCGATGCCCATGAAGCGCGTGTAGGGGATGGCGTCGGTGAGGCGGCTGTACTCGCGCGTCTTGCGCACCTCGAGGACCAGCTCGGCGATGGCGGAGGGCTTGGGGTCACTCATGGGCGTCACTCCTCCGTCAGCATGAAGGTGCCCTGCGCGGAGGCCACCGGGTGGTTCTTGTCGCCCTGGTGCACCAGCGCGCGGACGAAGGCGACCTGGCGCGTGGTGCGGTAGCACTCGGCCACGGCGGTGAGGGTGACACCGGGGCGCGCGGGGCGCAGGTAGTCGATGCGCAAATCCAACGTCACCATGGGGGTCATCCGGCCCAGCCGGAGCATGACGGAGGTGCCGCACGTCGCGTCGATGAGCGTCGTCACCGGACCGCCGGCGATGACGCCCGTCTCCGGGTTGCCGACGAGGAAGTCCGCGTAGGGCAGCTCGACGGTGGCCTCGGTAGGGGCCACGTCCACGAGCTTCAGACCCAGCGCGTGGTTGTGGGGAACGATGTCCGAGTAGAACAGGGAGCAGCGCTCCATCCGCCCGGCCTTGTCTTCGGGAAGCTTGAAGTCGTCCGACATGGGATGCGGATAACAGAAACGTCTCGGGATGGCGCGTGACGAATCGCGTCGAGCCCTCCGCGGCCGCTCAGGAAGAGGCCCGGCTGTCCCCCTGTTCACGTCGCGCCGGGCGTGTCCCCGGGGAGCCGGATAGTGTGGCGCCCCGCAAGGCCGTGTCTCGCACAGTCCCCCAACACGAGGACCTCTGGTGAAACGACTGACCTCCGCCCTCTGCGCCCTGCTGCTCGTCCCGGGCGCGCTCGTCGCCGCGCAGCCCGCGCAGACGCCTCCCGCCGCCCGGCAGGACCCCACTCCCCCCATCCCGGTGAAGAAGGATGACGCCGCCCGTGAGGCCGGCCGCGCCGTGGAGGTGGACCCCAACGCCCCGTCCGACACAGAGTCCCCCAAGGCCGACAAGGA is a genomic window containing:
- a CDS encoding DUF4142 domain-containing protein, whose translation is MKRWSGWMLVGSLVLGGAAGAQDDDDATQNGTGDSQGMIRMGESEAIDHGEDIQKLGDEQPGTGGSGQGDAQAAKWMKQGLLPVPTEEKAFLAELHHANQMEVQMGRLAQKNGASQAVKDFGARMEREHGQADENLLAYVKSKNLTLEERKADSTLAQAMQEAEHATMKKLEALQGTPFDRAYLADMVGDHDMDIAKVMAAQQQFASNTALKSLLDNLLPQLQQHRQAAYRLLGQETPRQARQAPRGAR
- a CDS encoding PaaI family thioesterase; amino-acid sequence: MSDPKPSAIAELVLEVRKTREYSRLTDAIPYTRFMGIGVENLAGEMMCRMRYQPMLIGNSFLPALHGGTLGALLESASIFELLLKTETPRVPKVISLTVDFLRSGKPQDTFARAIITRQGRRVANVRVDAWQDDRTRPIASAHALFLLAEP
- a CDS encoding PaaI family thioesterase; this encodes MSDDFKLPEDKAGRMERCSLFYSDIVPHNHALGLKLVDVAPTEATVELPYADFLVGNPETGVIAGGPVTTLIDATCGTSVMLRLGRMTPMVTLDLRIDYLRPARPGVTLTAVAECYRTTRQVAFVRALVHQGDKNHPVASAQGTFMLTEE